The following coding sequences are from one Plasmodium gaboni strain SY75 chromosome 10, whole genome shotgun sequence window:
- a CDS encoding putative protein phosphatase: MFYICVHCIFIFLLLNNMLITHNRECSKSVQGLVVDTFNQKMNCLLKKEDFYIYRQNFNFFPKELQVQLRKKKNKIKNEKGVIDGVIDRITYKSAQQNKGNNNKNIDEKNKNVDKKHNINNQYNNNNNSNTKNVGNNRCNNGKKNYHTINDNKLGIRTTYAFIKNSIPFNFFHMVNNIYVTNKLKTNHWFSLNNKKEYSTNEEKPNFLTNYKIIKHPDKLESEDCCLNDQGFIAVADGVGSWIKYGINPRKYPEKFLQLLQKKINENENDNIQIEELLNYAYLNNDKEGSTTICLIIFNKNDNTVSTANIGDSQFLIIRNNQIIYRSKPQQYEFNFPYQLGSNAVSKPKDADIAHIEVKKNDIIVAGTDGLWDNLYDSQILTIVKENNFATLSEKIANEAFSYSKMKRWMSPFIKSYNKEFKCHKTGGKMDDITVSCAMVC; the protein is encoded by the coding sequence atgttttatatatgtgttcattgtatatttatttttcttcttttgaataatatgCTTATAACACATAACAGGGAATGTAGTAAGAGTGTTCAAGGGTTAGTTGTGGATACGTTTAATCAGAAAATGAATTGTTTATTGAAAAAAGAAGATTTCTATATTTATCGTCAgaattttaatttttttccaAAAGAATTACAAGTACAATTAAGgaagaaaaagaataaaattaaaaatgaaaaggGAGTAATAGATGGCGTTATTGATAGGATAACATATAAATCTGCACAACAAAATAAAGGgaacaataataaaaatattgatgaaaagaataaaaatgtagataaaaaacataatataaataatcaatataataataataataatagcAACACTAAGAATGTTGGAAATAATAGATGTAATAATggaaagaaaaattatcaCACAATAAATGATAACAAATTAGGGATAAGAACTACTTATgcttttataaaaaatagtATTCCATTTAACTTTTTTCATATGgtgaataatatatatgtaacaaataaattaaaaacaaatCATTGGTTTAgtttgaataataaaaaagaatatagTACAAACGAAGAGAAACCCAATTTTTTAACAAATTATAAGATTATAAAACATCCTGATAAATTAGAAAGTGAAGATTGTTGTTTGAATGACCAAGGATTTATAGCAGTTGCTGATGGTGTAGGTTCATGGATAAAATATGGAATAAATCCAAGAAAATATCCAGAGAAGTTTTTACAgttattacaaaaaaaaataaatgaaaatgaaaatgataatatacaaatagaagaattattaaattatgcttatttaaataatgataaagaaGGATCAACTACTATATGtcttattatatttaataaaaatgataatacaGTATCAACTGCAAATATTGGAGATTCACAATTTCTTATTATCAGAAATAATCAAATCATATATAGATCAAAACCACAACAATATGAATTTAATTTTCCTTATCAGTTAGGAAGTAATGCAGTAAGTAAACCAAAGGATGCTGATATTGCTCATATTGAAgtcaaaaaaaatgatatcATAGTAGCAGGAACAGATGGATTGTGGGATAATCTTTATGATAGTCAAATATTAACAATAgttaaagaaaataattttgcTACATTATCTGAAAAAATTGCAAACGAAGCATTCAGTTATTCTAAAATGAAAAGATGGATGTCTCCATTTATTAAAAGTTATAATAAAGAGTTCAAGTGTCACAAAACGGGAGGAAAAATGGATGACATAACGGTTTCATGTGCTATGGTATGTTAA
- a CDS encoding putative metallopeptidase, whose translation MNIKTIDDVIYKVHNIKVLNKNDKKAKAILSRAAEQVLPIMKKRKFRVELLSEFLPKNPNLLGLNIVNKSEIKIRLRKTKGGEIFHFNDIMGTLLHELVHIVHSRHDKSFYELLDKITWEYNELYVYNKKGISVGDTVSSNIIKYNLNTNNIMKDNIILDITNMNNVINIYENDPKFMAAQAAEKRLLNNFMNNQGEIINASLESCLTKKQRENILNNRKKYDDIICCLDNDIILIDTISDLYDKEDDHKEMFTQKKSDNILFLEDIKDNVNNDVHYTYMQTSNDNERIQEKKEKKLMITQNYNNQCEDTPDVIEILTPNIKENKNKRKNLNESNNGIFDILPNDGDDNLRGLKRKKGNHKDKKNDKNDEVIFLK comes from the exons atgaatataaagACCATCGATgatgtaatatataaagttcacaatataaaagttttaaacaaaaatgataaaaagGCAAAAGCGATTTTAAGCCGAGCTGCCGAGCAAGTTCTG CCCATAATGAAGAAGCGAAAATTTCGCGTGGAATTACTATCAGAATTTTTACCAAAAAACCCCAATTTGTTGGGACTCAATATTGTAAATAAGTCAGAAATAAAG ATACGATTGCGTAAAACAAAGGGAGGAGAGATATTTCACTTTAATGATATTATGGGTACCCTTCTTCATGAACTTGTTCATATAGTTCACAGTCGACATGATAAATCTTTTTATGAGTTGCTAGACAAAATAACGTGGGAATATAATGAgttatatgtatataataagaaagGTATATCCGTTGGAGATACTGTTAGTagtaatataattaaatataatttgaacacaaataatataatgaaagataatataattttggatataacaaatatgaataatgtaattaatatttatgaaaaCGATCCAAAGTTTATGGCTGCTCAAGCTGCAGAAAAAAGACTActtaataattttatgaataatCAAGGAGAGATAATAAATGCTTCTCTTGAGAGCTGCTTAACTAAAAAACAACgtgaaaatatattaaataatagaaaaaaatatgatgatataatttgttgtttagataatgatattattttaatcGATACTATCTCTGATTTATATGATAAGGAAGATGATCATAAAGAAATGTTTACTCAAAAGAAAAGTgacaatatattatttctagaagatattaaagataatgtaaataatgatgttcattatacatatatgcAGACATCAAACGATAATGAAAGAatacaagaaaaaaaagaaaagaaacTAATGATTAcacaaaattataataaccAATGCGAAGATACCCCAGATGTTATAGAAATATTGACAccaaatataaaagaaaataagaataaaagaaaaaactTAAATGAATCAAATAATGGCatttttgatattttaCCAAATGATg GTGATGATAACCTTCGGGGgttaaaaagaaaaaaggGTAACcataaagataaaaaaaatgataaaaatgatgaggtcatttttttaaaatga
- a CDS encoding putative zinc finger protein, whose product MGRKKRKLNIDLKPFCYYCDREFDDEKILIQHQKAKHFKCLHCNRKLDMANGLVVHMMQVHKTNLKSVPNALPKRNDPELVIRGMNGVPTDIIEENLIKLKQKLGDKNIKRQQRVNWAQVTMAPTMEQFLKQAQMGNFSFPGFNSPILPTNNNILTNTLDINNKTTLSNIPLYIPNNSNNINNILYPPKNSTVLNMPIPPINKNNINNHVLPNTNTFTPSNIPPQIVSNMPQKYSTNINLLPTNISQHNPMYMPPAIYPPPIPPPLIPPSNVPTKISPIQPIRTSSKWDIPETTQGDLSTVKHNKEDNTDNKNEDPQKDSLDHDVKENEQNDNEEKNQK is encoded by the coding sequence atggGTAGAAAGAAAAGGAAGTTAAATATCGATTTAAAACCGTTTTGCTACTACTGTGATAGAGAATttgatgatgaaaaaatacTTATTCAACACCAGAAAGCTAAACATTTTAAATGTTTACATTGTAATAGAAAATTAGATATGGCAAATGGATTAGTTGTACATATGATGCAAGTACATAAAACAAATTTAAAGAGTGTTCCAAATGCCTTACCAAAAAGAAATGACCCCGAACTTGTAATAAGAGGTATGAATGGTGTACCTACAGATATAATTGaagaaaatttaataaaattaaaacaaaaattaggtgataaaaatataaaaagacAACAGAGAGTTAATTGGGCTCAAGTTACTATGGCACCTACTATGGAAcaatttttaaaacaaGCACAGATGGgaaatttttcttttcctGGTTTTAATTCACCTATTTTACctacaaataataatatattaacaaatacattagatataaataataaaactacattatcaaatatacctttatatatacctaataatagtaataatattaataatatcttATATCCACCAAAAAATTCCACAGTTCTAAATATGCCTATACCAcctataaataaaaataatataaataatcaCGTACTTCCAAATACCAATACATTTACACCTTCTAATATTCCACCACAAATTGTATCCAATATGCCACAGAAATATAGTactaatataaatttattacCAACAAATATTAGTCAACATAATCCTATGTATATGCCTCCAGCTATATATCCTCCACCAATTCCTCCTCCCCTAATACCACCTTCAAACGTTCCAACAAAAATCTCACCTATACAGCCAATTAGGACAAGTTCTAAATGGGATATACCAGAAACAACTCAAGGCGATCTCTCAACAGTTAAACACAACAAGGAGGATAATACTGacaataaaaatgaagacCCCCAAAAAGATTCCTTAGATCATGATGTAAAAGAGaatgaacaaaatgataacgaagaaaaaaatcaaaaataa